From the genome of Patescibacteria group bacterium:
TACATGCAGATACAACATTTAAGGACGATACTTTTGCAATTCCAAATAGGAAAGACAAGTCAACTGATGTGCATCCTGACCGAATAGGAAGAACAATTTTTCTTAGGGATTCCCAAAGACGTATGCTTTCTACTGCCAAGTTTCTATCACCATTTGCAAGTGCAAAAATCTCAATTTCTTTTCCAAAATTTAACAATCTTTTTATCAAGCCAATTTCAACTAAATCCGCTTCTATCCAGAGCATGCTCCACCTCCTCCTCTGTTTCTGTTTCGGATCATAATTCTTAATTCATAATTCAAGATTCTCACAAAAATTCAAAATGTCAAAGAACAAAAATAATCTAGATAAATATCCATCTATACAATATAATGTATATATCTATGCCTGTCAACAAAGCCATAATAAAAAATATTCCTAATAAACCTGGTGTTTATCTTTTTAAAGATTCCAAAAAACAGGTTCTTTATGTTGGCAAGGCAAAAGATCTCAAAAAAAGACTAAATTCATATTTCCAAAATCAAAATGCACTTGCTTTAGACAAAATAAAAATGCTTGATCAAGCTCAAAATCTTGATTATATTTTAACCACCAATGAGTTAGAAGCATTATTATTAGAATCAAATTTAATCAAACAGCATCATCCAAAATATAATGTTTTGCTTAAAGACGACAAAAATTATAAATATATCAAAATTGACTATCAAGACGATTTTCCAAAAATTTATCAAGTCCGAAAAATAGAAAAAGGACCAGCTCAATATTTTGGTCCATTTACTGATGGCTATGCTGTAAATCAAACCTTGGATCTACTACAAAAGGTTTTTAAGTATCGAGATTGTGCTAAAAGCCTGAACAAAAAATTTGAACAGCGAGCTTGTTTAAAATATCACATCAAAAGATGCCTTGCTCCATGTATTGGCAAAGTTACCAAAGAAGAATACGATCAAACCATTCGCCAATGCGAGCTATTTTTGAAAGGCAAACAAAATCAAATAGCTCATGATCTTGAAGAAAAAATGAAACAGGCATCAGCGAACAAAAATTTTGAACAAGCAGCAAAGCTACGAGATCGCCTTTCTGATATCAAGACAATTATCAAAAAACAAATTGTCATTTCGCCAAAACAAGAGAATCAAGACTATATTTCTCTTTTTAGGCATGAGAATGAATTTATTATTAATTTATTTACTGTCCGAGATGGAAAATTAATTGGCAAAGAAAATTTTCCTCTCAAAGCCAATTTTGATTCTAATGATTCTGAATTATTAGAATCATTCATTAAGCAATATTATCAAAAACAATTGGATCGACCAGAAGAATTAATCTTACCAGAAACAATTAATGACCAGGATCTTATTGAAAAATGGCTTAAATTAACAATTATCGTTCCAAGTATCGGCAAAAAAAAGCAAATGCTTGATCTAGGCGTAAAAAATGCCATTGAATATACAAAACGAAAATTTGATGGATCTATAATTGGCGAAAAAATTTCAATTCTAAAAAATCTTCAAAAAATACTAAATCTAGAAACTACACCAAACAGAATTGAATGTTATGACATCAGCAATATTCAAGGAAAACAAGCAACTGGTTCAATGGTTGTTTTCGAAAATGGTTTTCCAGCAAAAAAAGAATATCGTCTATTCAAAATTAAAACAATTTTCCAACCAAATGATGTTGCGATGATTAAAGAAGTTTTAGATCGAAGAGTCCATAATGACTGGCCAAGTCCAGATCTAATAATTATTGATGGCGGAAAACCTCAAATCAACGCGGCTCTAGA
Proteins encoded in this window:
- the uvrC gene encoding excinuclease ABC subunit UvrC; this translates as MPVNKAIIKNIPNKPGVYLFKDSKKQVLYVGKAKDLKKRLNSYFQNQNALALDKIKMLDQAQNLDYILTTNELEALLLESNLIKQHHPKYNVLLKDDKNYKYIKIDYQDDFPKIYQVRKIEKGPAQYFGPFTDGYAVNQTLDLLQKVFKYRDCAKSLNKKFEQRACLKYHIKRCLAPCIGKVTKEEYDQTIRQCELFLKGKQNQIAHDLEEKMKQASANKNFEQAAKLRDRLSDIKTIIKKQIVISPKQENQDYISLFRHENEFIINLFTVRDGKLIGKENFPLKANFDSNDSELLESFIKQYYQKQLDRPEELILPETINDQDLIEKWLKLTIIVPSIGKKKQMLDLGVKNAIEYTKRKFDGSIIGEKISILKNLQKILNLETTPNRIECYDISNIQGKQATGSMVVFENGFPAKKEYRLFKIKTIFQPNDVAMIKEVLDRRVHNDWPSPDLIIIDGGKPQINAALEILSNHNWQTSLISLAKRFEEIYTPNTEKPINLPRDSKELHLLQQIRDEAHRFAITYHKKLHSKISIGSSLDEVNGLGPKYKKALLLKFGNVENIKKASLDELTKASNKKVAQLIKRSL